A stretch of Castanea sativa cultivar Marrone di Chiusa Pesio chromosome 2, ASM4071231v1 DNA encodes these proteins:
- the LOC142625045 gene encoding uncharacterized protein LOC142625045, translating into MAGDPLRCNQNLHCHYHQERGHTTKDCRTLWNHLEQLVKEGKLKQFLYQPNGQGNQSGMANHGDPSSRPLLGTINVIFAAPRRTGSAPFRVMSVAWSLAEESRDQPKRIKASILPVLGFSKEEKVGTIQPHDDALVVTLRIGDYDVKRVVELLGS; encoded by the exons atggcaggggaccctctGAGatgcaaccaaaatctccattgccattatcaccaggagaggggtcaCACCACCAAGGATTGTCGCACTCTGTGGAATCATTTAGAGCAGTTGGTCAAAGAGGGAAAGCTAAAGCAATTCTTGTATCAGCCCAATGGGCAAGGAAACCAATCAGGGATGGCAAACCACGGTGACCCTTCGTCAAGGCCTCTTCTAGGTACCATCAATGTAATTTTCGCGGCACCTAgaaggactggctcagctccaTTTAGGGTAATGTCAGTGGCTTGGTCTTTGGCCGAGGAGtcaagggatcagccgaagagaaTTAAGGCGAGTATCCTACCAGTTTTAGGTTTCTCGAAAGAGGAAAAAGTGGGGActatccagcctcatgatgatgccttggtggtaACCCTAAGAATAGGGgactatgatgtgaagagg gtggtggagctACTTGGGAGTTAG